The Williamsia sp. DF01-3 genome has a window encoding:
- a CDS encoding nuclear transport factor 2 family protein has translation MGRFSRAELESEFARFEKMVEQVAETHDWNPWAEQFTDDADYVEHAMGTFKGREEIRTWVIKTMGRFPGSHMVAFPALWHVIDQETDRVICEIDNPLRDPGDGSLFTATNITILTYAGDGLWSKEEDVYNPMEFAQAAKAWCHRAQELGNLTDEAGRWLDTVGKYF, from the coding sequence ATGGGGCGCTTCAGTCGCGCCGAACTCGAGAGCGAGTTCGCCCGGTTCGAGAAGATGGTCGAGCAGGTTGCCGAAACCCACGACTGGAACCCCTGGGCCGAGCAGTTCACCGACGATGCCGACTACGTCGAACACGCCATGGGCACCTTCAAGGGGCGCGAAGAGATCCGCACCTGGGTGATCAAGACCATGGGCCGGTTCCCGGGCAGTCACATGGTCGCCTTCCCGGCACTGTGGCATGTGATCGACCAAGAGACCGACCGGGTGATCTGCGAGATCGACAACCCCCTGCGCGACCCCGGCGACGGTTCGTTGTTCACGGCCACCAACATCACGATCCTGACGTACGCCGGCGACGGGCTCTGGTCCAAGGAAGAGGACGTCTACAACCCGATGGAGTTTGCTCAGGCAGCCAAAGCCTGGTGTCATAGGGCACAGGAGCTGGGGAACCTGACCGACGAGGCCGGTAGATGGCTCGACACGGTGGGCAAGTACTTCTGA
- a CDS encoding LCP family protein has product MDPGPPSDPNPRGGRGPAGGPPSPSGTPSHPFARTDPPQRDDDSQTEVIPAAKDDPPVYLSADPEPDPDPSHDSVADRVQPAVVPESGAGTARGRRHAATPKGRDRAALTRNARMGGRVLLALACVMTLLGTGAVWGYQKVKDGNWNIVDAVNPDNSEIRGKELQTGDETYLIVGTDTRSGKNGQIGAGTTEDAGGARSDTVILVNIPADRSRVVAVSFPRDLQINRPECTTWDNDKGEYTGQIVPAETGAKLNTAYGDGGPKCIVDTLTAISGLNINHFIAMDFSGFEKVVNKIGGVEVCSPVPLNDFELGPILTKPGKQKIRGKAALNYVRARTIDTEGNGDYGRIKRQQLFLSSLLRGALSSKVLSNPATLNGIVDTFIQNSFVDQVNTDDLLQLAQSMQGLDAGRVTFLTVPTSGTAEDGSGNEIPRDADIRAIFDAIINDEPLPGEKEEKPAGTTTSTTTSSTPSRPADVTVSALDPYSVSMRVLNGTGSAGVATGIAESLANQGFGVQGVADASENRTDTVVRYGEGQQAAAATVAQLFPGASIQADNTVQSGIEVIVGSDYSGNPGSPALAGSQITVAELPRESGTDELPNDLTVTNAGDTTCA; this is encoded by the coding sequence GTGGATCCGGGTCCCCCGTCCGATCCCAACCCACGCGGCGGCCGCGGTCCGGCCGGTGGGCCGCCCTCCCCGTCTGGCACGCCGAGCCATCCCTTCGCGCGCACCGACCCTCCGCAACGGGACGACGACTCCCAGACAGAGGTCATCCCGGCCGCCAAGGACGACCCACCCGTCTACCTCTCCGCCGATCCCGAGCCGGATCCGGACCCGTCGCACGACAGCGTGGCCGACCGTGTTCAGCCGGCGGTGGTTCCCGAATCCGGCGCGGGTACGGCCCGCGGCCGCAGACATGCCGCGACGCCCAAGGGCCGCGATCGAGCCGCGCTGACCAGGAATGCCCGGATGGGTGGCCGAGTCCTCCTCGCTCTCGCCTGCGTCATGACACTCCTGGGCACGGGCGCGGTATGGGGCTACCAGAAGGTCAAAGACGGCAACTGGAACATCGTCGATGCCGTCAACCCGGACAACAGCGAGATCCGCGGCAAAGAACTGCAGACCGGCGACGAAACCTACCTGATCGTCGGCACCGACACCCGGTCGGGAAAGAACGGGCAGATCGGCGCCGGTACCACCGAGGACGCCGGCGGTGCCAGGTCGGACACGGTGATCCTCGTGAACATCCCGGCCGACCGCAGCCGCGTGGTCGCGGTGAGTTTCCCGCGGGACCTGCAGATCAACCGTCCCGAGTGCACAACGTGGGACAACGACAAGGGCGAATACACCGGCCAGATCGTGCCCGCCGAGACGGGCGCCAAGCTCAACACCGCCTATGGCGACGGCGGCCCCAAGTGCATCGTCGACACACTCACCGCCATCAGCGGCCTGAACATCAACCACTTCATCGCGATGGACTTCTCGGGATTCGAGAAGGTCGTGAACAAGATCGGTGGTGTCGAGGTCTGCTCGCCGGTCCCGCTCAACGATTTCGAGCTGGGCCCCATCCTCACCAAGCCCGGTAAGCAGAAGATCCGCGGTAAAGCTGCCCTCAATTACGTACGCGCCCGCACCATCGACACCGAGGGCAACGGTGACTACGGGCGCATCAAACGCCAGCAGCTGTTCCTCTCGTCGCTGCTGCGCGGAGCGCTCTCCAGCAAGGTCTTGTCCAATCCCGCGACGCTGAACGGCATCGTCGACACCTTCATCCAGAACAGCTTCGTCGATCAGGTGAACACCGACGACCTTCTCCAATTGGCCCAGTCGATGCAAGGGCTCGACGCCGGCCGCGTCACCTTCCTCACCGTCCCCACCTCGGGCACGGCCGAAGACGGCTCGGGCAACGAGATCCCCCGTGATGCCGACATCCGTGCGATCTTCGACGCGATCATCAACGACGAACCGCTGCCCGGAGAGAAGGAAGAGAAACCGGCCGGAACAACAACCAGCACAACAACTTCTTCGACGCCCTCGCGTCCGGCAGACGTCACCGTCAGCGCGCTGGATCCGTATTCGGTCAGCATGCGGGTGCTCAACGGCACCGGTTCCGCCGGAGTTGCCACCGGCATCGCCGAGAGTCTGGCCAATCAGGGTTTCGGCGTCCAGGGTGTTGCCGACGCCTCCGAGAACCGCACCGACACCGTCGTGAGGTACGGCGAAGGGCAACAGGCTGCGGCGGCCACCGTTGCACAGTTGTTCCCCGGGGCGAGCATCCAGGCGGACAACACCGTGCAGTCGGGTATCGAGGTCATCGTCGGCAGCGACTACAGCGGGAACCCGGGGTCGCCGGCTCTCGCCGGAAGCCAGATCACCGTTGCCGAACTGCCACGCGAGTCGGGAACAGACGAGTTGCCCAACGACCTCACGGTCACGAACGCCGGGGATACAACCTGCGCATGA
- a CDS encoding acyl-ACP desaturase, with amino-acid sequence MARELTQLELLKELEPVAEENVNRHLRLAKDWNPHDYVPWDEGQNFAALGGVDWDPEQSRLDDVAKAAMVTNLLTEDNLPSYHREIAENFSMDDAWGHWVGRWTAEENRHGIAMRDYLVVTRGVDPVALEEARMIHMTNGFSSLATAGKRAEELGETSAGLLRSVAYVTFQELATRVSHRNTGKACNDPIADRMLQRIAADENLHMVFYRNICGAGLDISPDQTIRAIYEVVSNFQMPGLGMPNFRRNGVLMAKHGIYDLRQHLEEVIQPVLRKWNIFEREDFSAEGEKTREELAAFLDKLASDTIKFEEMRDRALAREAAKREKARAAS; translated from the coding sequence ATGGCCCGCGAGTTGACTCAACTGGAGCTCTTGAAAGAACTGGAGCCGGTGGCCGAGGAAAACGTCAATCGCCATCTGCGCCTTGCCAAGGACTGGAACCCGCATGACTACGTCCCCTGGGACGAAGGGCAGAACTTCGCGGCTCTCGGTGGTGTCGACTGGGATCCGGAGCAGTCGAGGCTCGACGACGTGGCCAAGGCCGCGATGGTCACCAACCTCCTGACCGAGGACAACCTGCCGTCCTATCACCGCGAGATCGCGGAGAACTTCTCGATGGACGACGCGTGGGGCCACTGGGTCGGACGCTGGACCGCCGAAGAGAACCGCCACGGCATCGCGATGCGCGACTACCTGGTGGTCACCCGCGGCGTCGATCCCGTCGCCCTCGAAGAAGCTCGCATGATCCATATGACAAACGGCTTCTCCTCACTCGCGACCGCGGGTAAGCGAGCTGAAGAACTCGGCGAGACCAGCGCCGGACTGCTGCGTTCGGTGGCGTATGTGACCTTCCAGGAACTCGCGACGCGGGTCTCGCACCGCAACACCGGCAAGGCCTGCAACGACCCGATCGCCGACCGCATGCTCCAGCGCATCGCCGCCGACGAGAACCTGCACATGGTGTTCTACCGCAACATCTGCGGTGCCGGCCTCGACATCTCCCCCGACCAGACCATCCGAGCGATCTACGAAGTGGTCTCCAACTTCCAGATGCCCGGCCTCGGCATGCCGAACTTCCGTCGCAACGGCGTCCTCATGGCCAAGCACGGCATCTACGACCTGCGTCAGCACCTCGAAGAGGTCATCCAGCCCGTCCTGCGCAAGTGGAACATCTTCGAGCGCGAGGACTTCAGCGCGGAGGGCGAGAAGACCCGCGAAGAGCTGGCCGCGTTCCTCGACAAGCTGGCCTCAGACACCATCAAGTTCGAAGAGATGCGTGACCGCGCACTCGCTCGCGAAGCGGCCAAGCGCGAAAAGGCCCGCGCCGCTTCCTAG
- the dusB gene encoding tRNA dihydrouridine synthase DusB: MPDTRTTPALSIGSIELSSPVVLAPMAGVTNVAFRTLCRELELARTGTVAGLYVCEMVTARALVERHPVTMHMTTFAPEENPRSMQLYTVDPEYTYAAAKMIVDENLADHIDMNFGCPVPKVTRKGGGSAIPYKRRLFANIVAAAVHATEGTDIPVTVKFRIGIDDEHHTHLDAGRIAAAEGAKAVALHARTASQRYSGSADWDEIARLKEHVTDVPVLGNGDIFEPADATRMMNQTGCDGVVIGRGCLGRPWLFSELSAELNGLPTPAAPTLGEVAQIIVRHGQLLADHHGEFKGMREIRKHVAWYLRGFPVGSELRRDMALVETVDQLADMVGQLPADVPFPRDGHGPRGRQGSPSAVALPHGWLDDPDDDCVPDGAEVMHSGG; the protein is encoded by the coding sequence CTGCCAGACACGCGCACCACCCCGGCACTGTCCATCGGGTCCATCGAGCTCTCCAGCCCGGTGGTCCTGGCTCCGATGGCCGGGGTGACCAACGTTGCCTTCCGTACGTTGTGCCGTGAACTCGAGCTCGCCCGGACCGGGACCGTTGCCGGTCTCTACGTCTGTGAGATGGTCACGGCCCGCGCTCTTGTGGAGCGCCACCCGGTCACGATGCACATGACCACGTTCGCCCCGGAAGAGAACCCGCGGTCGATGCAGCTCTACACGGTTGATCCCGAGTACACCTATGCCGCGGCCAAGATGATCGTCGACGAGAACCTCGCCGACCACATCGACATGAACTTCGGCTGCCCGGTGCCAAAGGTGACACGCAAGGGCGGCGGCTCGGCCATCCCCTACAAGCGCCGCCTGTTCGCCAACATCGTCGCCGCTGCCGTCCACGCCACCGAGGGCACCGACATCCCCGTAACCGTCAAGTTCCGCATCGGAATCGACGACGAGCACCACACTCACCTCGACGCCGGTCGGATCGCTGCCGCCGAGGGCGCGAAAGCTGTTGCGCTGCATGCTCGTACGGCCTCGCAACGCTATTCCGGGAGCGCCGACTGGGACGAGATCGCACGACTCAAGGAGCACGTGACCGACGTGCCCGTCCTCGGCAACGGCGACATCTTCGAGCCCGCCGACGCCACCCGGATGATGAATCAGACCGGCTGCGACGGCGTGGTCATCGGTCGTGGATGTCTCGGCCGGCCATGGCTGTTCTCCGAACTGAGCGCCGAACTGAACGGATTGCCCACCCCGGCGGCCCCCACGCTCGGCGAAGTGGCGCAGATCATCGTCCGGCACGGACAGCTGCTCGCCGATCACCACGGCGAGTTCAAGGGCATGCGGGAAATCCGCAAACACGTTGCCTGGTATCTGCGCGGTTTCCCCGTCGGCTCGGAGTTGCGTCGCGACATGGCCTTGGTCGAGACCGTCGATCAACTTGCCGACATGGTGGGCCAATTACCCGCTGACGTGCCCTTTCCCCGCGACGGCCATGGTCCGCGCGGACGGCAGGGGTCGCCGTCGGCCGTGGCCCTCCCCCACGGCTGGCTCGATGACCCGGACGACGACTGCGTTCCCGACGGCGCCGAGGTCATGCATTCCGGCGGATAG